Proteins encoded within one genomic window of Anastrepha ludens isolate Willacy chromosome 4, idAnaLude1.1, whole genome shotgun sequence:
- the LOC128861906 gene encoding uncharacterized protein LOC128861906 yields the protein MDVPHNDLRWSGGDEEERSWRMNILQINLQHSKAASANLLIHLEQDEADIVLIQEPWLSSNGISGLRTKSYKLVAYSRTGKPRSCILIRRELNAFILHNFSNEDIVTVSLEGPAGKLWLMSVYMAHDDEVESPPALLRETLAEAKRRKIGVIIGTDANSHHTCWGSSNINARDLEKRVQRNARNSFPCKQIKEYAQE from the exons GATCCTGGAGGATgaatattcttcagataaatcttcagcaCTCTAAGGCGGCGTCCGCCAACCTACTTATCCACCTTGAGCAAGATGAAGCTGATATAGTCCTGATTCAGGAGCCGTGGCTGAGCAGCAACGGCATTTCTGGGCTCAGGACGAAAAGCTACAAACTGGTGGCGTATAGCAGGACAGGTAAACCAAGATCCTGTATACTCATCAGGAGGGAacttaacgcatttattttgcataatttcagcaatgaagacattgtgaCGGTGAGTCTGGAGGGCCCGGCTGGAAAGCTGTGGCTGATGTCCGTATATATGGCACATgatgacgaggtggaatcacctCCGGCGCTGCTAAGGGAAACCCTGGCTGAAGCAAAACGCAGGAAAATCGGCGTTATCATAGGCACTGACGCGAACTCCCATCACACCTGCTGGGGAAGTTCTAACATCAATGcacgag ATCTGGAGAAACGAGTGCAGCGGAATGCACGCAACAGCTTCCCgtgtaaacaaataaaagagtACGCACAGGAATGA